In Streptomyces sp. NBC_00448, the following are encoded in one genomic region:
- a CDS encoding DUF6529 family protein, with protein MAGEPHERRRGPGARAALLALGVLVPIAVAFGIYAFGKEHTPDYNSGIYGQHGTDAVDLKARLGSALLCLVLIQYGLALWMFGRIPGVRAAPHPVRTGHRVLGYFLFLFSLPIAFHCLVTYGIETSSPRVAIHSFTGCAFYGAFVAKVIVVRSKRLPGFLLPVMGSLLLVGVALLWYTAPLWVLNGYSVPGFSSSSYGVG; from the coding sequence ATGGCGGGCGAGCCCCACGAGAGGCGGCGCGGGCCCGGTGCCCGCGCCGCACTCCTGGCTCTCGGTGTCCTGGTGCCCATCGCGGTCGCCTTCGGGATCTACGCGTTCGGCAAGGAACACACCCCCGACTACAACAGCGGGATCTACGGGCAGCACGGCACCGACGCGGTCGACCTCAAGGCCAGGCTCGGCAGTGCGCTGCTCTGCCTCGTCCTCATCCAGTACGGGCTCGCGCTGTGGATGTTCGGCCGCATCCCCGGGGTGCGGGCCGCGCCGCATCCGGTGCGCACCGGACACCGCGTGCTCGGCTACTTCCTCTTCCTGTTCTCCCTGCCGATCGCGTTCCACTGCCTCGTCACCTACGGCATCGAGACCAGTTCCCCGCGCGTGGCGATCCACTCGTTCACGGGGTGCGCCTTCTACGGGGCGTTCGTGGCGAAGGTGATCGTGGTCCGCAGCAAGCGGCTGCCCGGGTTCCTGCTCCCGGTCATGGGCTCCCTGCTGCTCGTCGGGGTCGCGCTCCTCTGGTACACCGCGCCCT